Proteins from one Triticum aestivum cultivar Chinese Spring chromosome 7A, IWGSC CS RefSeq v2.1, whole genome shotgun sequence genomic window:
- the LOC123154996 gene encoding F-box/LRR-repeat protein At3g26922-like codes for MRRGFDGKAPATGGCGADRLGALPDEILQHALSFLPSREAVRTCLLARRWRHQWKSVPALRVADVDAFKFAQRLNEFVNHLIVLRDRTPLHACEIAAYKEYKGRYYDDEEPSRYTDLWIRYAMSCNVRLLRLSNHDPADLDAQYENIEDVLLHAHIASHHLTTLELEGVMFSCQYPLDLSSCPNLDIIKMNRCSSLIHVNIWSRSVRCLCITHYDFYSYEEKPRAVVYVPSLVYLEMTGGRGLVPAFESMPLLQTASIKFGWTSTRDDNNDGFLLLGRLSDATNLELISEPQALSFRKDLMRCTAFSKLKTLSLNDWCVEPDFGPLLHFLQRSPSLEKLCLQLSKPDEHAKETDASYVSTEPFLASKHLRVVKIRCHENDERVPKILNVMSSYGVPPEQINVKEGNWSSEGSYSDSEQSDYSYSDTDQSD; via the exons ATGCGTCGGGGGTTCGACGGGAAGGCTCCGGCCACCGGTGGCTGCGGAgccgaccgcctaggcgcgctgccGGACGAGATCCTCCAGCATGCGTTGTCGTTCCTGCCGTCGCGCGAGGCCGTGCGCACCTGCCTGCTCGCCCGCCGCTGGCGCCACCAGTGGAAGTCCGTCCCGGCCCTGCGGGTCGCCGACGTCGATGCCTTCAAATTTGCCCAGCGCCTCAACGAGTTCGTCAACCACCTCATCGTCCTCCGTGACCGGACGCCACTCCACGCGTGCGAGATCGCCGCCTACAAGGAGTACAAGGGGCGGTActatgacgacgaggagccctccCGGTACACCGACCTGTGGATCCGGTACGCCATGTCGTGCAACGTTCGGCTGCTTCGACTCAGCAACCATGACCCCGCTGATCTAGATGCTCAATATGAGAATATAGAGGATGTTCTGCTTCACGCTCACATTGCCTCCCACCATCTGACGACACTGGAGCTTGAGGGCGTGATGTTCTCGTGCCAATACCCTCTGGATTTATCGAGCTGCCCCAACCTGGACATCATCAAGATGAACCGATGCTCCTCACTAATTCACGTCAATATATGGTCACGATCTGTGCGGTGTCTTTGTATCACGCACTACGATTTTTATAGCTATGAAGAGAAACCTCGTGCTGTCGTTTATGTCCCAAGCCTCGTCTACTTAGAGATGACCGGCGGCCGTGGCCTGGTTCCTGCGTTTGAGAGCATGCCCTTGTTGCAAACAGCATCTATCAAGTTTGGCTGGACTTCCACTAGGGACGACAACAATGATGGTTTCTTGCTTCTTGGACGCCTGTCAGATGCCACTAATCTAGAACTCATATCCGAGCCTCAAGCG CTTTCTTTCAGGAAAGATTTAATGCGGTGCACTGCATTTAGCAAGCTCAAAACCTTGTCACTCAATGATTGGTGTGTAGAGCCTGATTTTGGTCCACTACTCCACTTTCTCCAGAGGTCACCAAGTCTCGAGAAGCTCTGCCTCCAACTATCTAAG CCAGATGAACATGCTAAAGAAACAGATGCAAGCTATGTTTCAACTGAACCATTTTTGGCATCGAAGCATCTTAGGGTTGTCAAGATCAGATGTCATGAAAATGATGAACGAGTTCCCAAAATTTTGAACGTCATGAGTTCATATGGAgtacctcctgagcaaatcaacgtCAAGGAAGGCAATTGGTCATCCGAGG GATCATATTCAGATTCCGAGCAGTCAGACTATTCTTATTCAGATACGGATCAGTCGGATTAA